The Penicillium oxalicum strain HP7-1 chromosome IV, whole genome shotgun sequence genome contains a region encoding:
- a CDS encoding WD repeat-containing protein 5 yields MDNARPRTRRRDSRGSSPAEISPNETFPSTEQAEAEHQRRSWSRNKSTPPKRLKREAREFQESEISGDQAASSEEDWRDARERGSPSPIDRHAGMSSNAQSDRESHDDVMNIGDEEEGKEEEGSAEHSTRPVPSVEIPAKPERLNYKERFVLRGHLRGVSAVQFSPDCSMIASGGADAAVKVWDTLTGRLIYTFEGHLAGISTIAWSPDGQWIASGSDDKTIRFWNVNTGRAHSKIFQGHHNYVYQIAFAPKGNILVSGSYDEAVFVWDVRRARVMRSLPAHSDPVAGIDVVHDGTLIVSCALDGLVRVWDTHSGQCLKTLVHEDNPPATCVKFSPNGKYILAWTLDGCIRMWNYVESRVIKTFQGHVNHKYSLSGCFGYYGSSASSDTDAAKQTPPLAFAVSGSEDGAILCWDIISKSILQRIQGHTDVVLGVHTGKLNGTRLIVSCGLDKTVRVWEEDGQDSTLNGTNVGPTAVTVGVSNEIDVAAEHEEDDNEMTDAPLETVSTENTPTHTEDVVMT; encoded by the exons ATGGATAATGCGCGCCCCCGAACTCGACGGCGCGATTCGCGCGGCTCGTCTCCCGCGGAGATCTCGCCCAACGAGACATTCCCAAGCACTGAACAAGCCGAGGCCGAGCACCAGCGACGAAGCTGGTCCAGAAACAAGAGCACCCCCCCGAAACGACTGAAGCGGGAAGCGAGAGAATTTCAAGAATCGGAAATCTCTGGCGACCAGGCCGCCAGCTCTGAAGAGGATTGGCGCGACGCGCGGGAGCGCGGCAGCCCTTCGCCAATTGATCGTCATGCCGGCATGAGTAGCAACGCCCAATCCGATCGAGAATCCCACGACGATGTGATGAATATtggcgatgaggaggaggggaaggaagaagaagggtctGCGGAACATTCAACGAGGCCGGTCCCTTCGGTGGAAATACCTGCCAAGCCCGAACGACTGAACTATAAAGAGAGATTTGTGCTGCGCGGGCATCTGCGCGGCGTGTCGGCGGTGCAGTTCTCTCCGGACTGTTCGATGATTGCAAGTGGAG GTGCCGACGCCGCTGTGAAAGTCTGGGACACATTGACGGGCCGATTGATCTACACCTTTGAGGGCCATCTGGCCGGCATTTCCACTATTGCGTGGAGTCCGGATGGACAATGGATTGCTTCAGGGTCCGACGATAAGACAATACGATTTTGGAATGTGAACACT GGTCGTGCACACTCCAAAATCTTCCAAGGTCACCACAATTACGTCTACCAAATTGCCTTTGCCCCCAAAGGCAACATCCTCGTCAGCGGTTCCTACGATGAGGCCGTTTTTGTCTGGGACGTCCGCCGCGCACGCGTGATGCGCTCACTCCCCGCCCACTCCGACCCCGTCGCCGGCATCGACGTCGTCCACGACGGCACCCTCATCGTCTCCTGTGCCTTGGACGGTCTCGTTCGCGTCTGGGACACACACAGTGGTCAATGCCTCAAGACCCTCGTTCACGAGGACAACCCGCCCGCGACGTGCGTCAAGTTCTCGCCCAACGGGAAATACATTCTCGCGTGGACGCTGGACGGATGTATCCGCATGTGGAATTACGTCGAAAGCCGCGTCATCAAGACCTTCCAGGGCCACGTCAATCACAAGTATAGCCTTTCAGGGTGTTTCGGGTACTACGGCTCGTCCGCCTCGTCGGATACCGACGCAGCCAAACAGACTCCCCCGTTGGCTTTTGCCGTCAGCGGCAGTGAGGACGGTGCGATTCTCTGCTGGGATATTATTAGCAAGTCGATCCTGCAGCGCATCCAAGGTCACACGGATGTGGTTCTGGGCGTGCACACGGGCAAATTGAACGGTACACGCCTCATTGTCAGCTGCGGACTGGATAAGACGGTTCGAGTGTgggaggaagatggtcagGACTCGACCCTCAATGGGACAAATGTCGGTCCGACGGCCGTCACTGTTGGCGTCAGCAACGAGATCGACGTTGCGGCTGAACATGAAGAGGACGATAACGAAATGACCGATGCGCCTCTCGAGACTGTTTCAACGGAGAATACACCGACCCACACCGAAGATGTGGTAATGACATGA
- a CDS encoding Thiamine thiazole synthase, whose product MSPPAALYEPTAVPTGIKGKVNVPETSTAPLTGQGQSKLLEQFGGKWDEFKFAPIRESQVSRAMTRRYYQDLDNFAESDVVIVGAGSCGLSTAYVLAKARPDLKIAILEASVSPGGGAWLGGQLFSAMVLRRPADAFLNELGVPFEEEPNNPNFVVVKHAALFTSTLLSRVLAFPNVKLFNATCVEDLITRRDGDSVRIAGVVVNWTLVTLHHDDHSCMDPNTINAPVIISTTGHDGPFGAFCAKRLVSMNTIEKLGGMRGLDMNAAEDAIVKNTREVTKGLIIGGMELSEIDGFNRMGPTFGAMVMSGVKAAEEALSIFDERKRECAE is encoded by the exons atgTCTCCTCCTGCTGCCTTGTACGAGCCCACGGCCGTCCCCACCGGTATCAAGGGTAAGGTGAATGTCCCCGAGACTTCCACTGCTCCTTTGACCGGCCAAGGTCAGAGCAAGCTCCTGGAGCAGTTTGGTGGCAAGTGGGATGAATTCAAGTTCGCCCCCATTCGCGAGAGTCAGGTCTCGCGTGCCATGACTCGGCGTTACTACCAGGATCTGGACAACTTTGCCGAAAGCGACGTCGTCATTGTTGGCGCGGGATCGTGTGGTCTCAGCACTGCCTATGTGTTGGCCAAGGCTCGCCCAGACCTGAAGATTGCCATCCTTGAGGCGTCCGTATCCCCTG GCGGTGGTGCCTGGCTCGGTGGCCAGCTTTTCTCGGCCATGGTTCTGCGTCGCCCCGCAGATGCCTTCCTCAATGAGCTGGGTGTCCCCTTCGAGGAGGAGCCCAATAACCCCAACTTTGTGGTCGTCAAACACGCCGCACTTTTCACTTCTACCCTCCTGTCGCGGGTCCTGGCTTTCCCCAACGTGAAGCTCTTCAATGCCACTTGTGTGGAGGATCTGATCACGCGGCGCGACGGAGATAGCGTTCGCATTGCCGGTGTGGTCGTCAACTGGACGCTGGTCACTCTCCACCACGATGACCACTCCTGCATGGACCCCAACACCATCAATGCCCCCGTCATCATCAGTACCACCGGTCACGATGGACCCTTTGGTGCCTTCTGTGCCAAGCGCTTGGTCTCCATGAACACCATCGAGAAGCTGGGCGGCATGCGTGGTCTGGACATGAACGCGGCCGAGGACGCTATTGTGAAGAACACCCGGGAGGTGACCAAGGGACTCATCATCGGTGGAATGGAACTGTCTGAAATTGACGGTTTCAACCGAATGGGCCCTACCTTTGGTGCCATGGTCATGAGTGGCGTCAAGGCCGCCGAGGAGGCCTTGAGCATCTTTGATGAGCGCAAGCGCGAATGTGCCGAGTAA
- a CDS encoding Nonribosomal peptide synthase sidE, which yields MTLVQQHHQAIDLLSHDPFDHAEVLNEKTLRGLNDVDEETDFEEWPVTPAQAQILESDEKQWCRISLILPRNASPDVARIRSAWKQLCSLHCCLRAVVRTNPISGQTFQRVLDRTPDIQWNTDRATSNNSSRSSQFETTGDEDVAQLVVRRDPSGGLRLTIYARRALVDGTSLELIKRNLARLYCDLPVAEHTPLASYHKFLEHTKDATASAEFWKTQLRGAVPPRALPWSTKIFDIGQIEERNAVTVHIDENSHPGLARLEHATGLRRKLIYETLWAYILHCHSGAGDVLFAAVERDASFSGTASCVGYLDHTYPIRVTLDSEETFATLADKIDNVHQSASTHAFIGYDKVTQHLRGQVESIVRYSPDGSGPIFAGQCTGFPLLFFINGVSPATLTLCYSTLTRSSDAQLLLDHFSYALHSALDKFYLPNTILQKLDLASRDEQLQQVQIARSLAQPRRTYTITKLFEEQVERTPNAPAVQFEENAALSFAELNALANRASHALYSRDIRGQVVPVCIERSTSLIIAILAVLKAGAAYTVLDPAGPVERNQSIINTCSAKMVLTTSDNVSLYPGTVALEDLIESTNEMTASSNLDLAIKAQDRCYIVFTSGSTGAPKGAVLTHGAATNGMHYHSLKGLQRWLLFYNPTFSAAQRTMLSTLVHGGTLLLASKERMTSNLADIIRSMQVEALGITPSALSIIKPEEVPSLKRVILVGEKITRELVVAWADAVELRNTYGLSECAQLNFGTRLYPSSNPGVVGLPSDTTQVFILKPGTTELTPMGVSGELCLAGPQLASGYLTSGSSNSDVTSSVFIPNPFGAGVMYRTRDIARMHADGVEILGRLDFQAKINGQKINPVEVDRVLSQHSRVNKCAVVAVDMREKLTLVAAIVPSSGQSWPELVASMKELASEKLPAFMIPSLWMQLDVLPTNSNGKTDVRAIRAQALEIGWESLVSATFSSASQTITDPVESRIASTWADILSLQATTIRRESSFIALGGTSIEAIKAINELRKNGVSVDLGDLLNGSSLESVAKQAEVDADAEQELEPFSLVSNSKLRQELEKQDGVLDAYPATPLQEGLLATIEEDQSMYNYRRVWDISNLDKTKLRAAFLEVFGKSDILRTSFVPDRRSFLQVLRNDVAFPWVEVDKNLDDYMEDSKNDKFTLDGPLARFTVTLDDRLVVTTHHSLFDFWSHRFLYQDVSRVYLGLPLSPRTPFKNFVRYLAKSSKAEQDAYWHKYLEGVEPSILNTVPQNQTSVAKIQLPWDQGRQVLTKNGLSAGSVLYAAWGIVLSHHIRQLDVAFVTTLSGRDAPVTGIESIDGPTLTVVPQRVTLDPESTLISLTHSIRDNFLRTLKHAHHGIRNALAAAQLNSSSFDTMVNILVKDEDTEEMSQVFHRYGERPVWQSEFTTLEIEEIDNALQISLSSQMEPRRVKFLLDSYAKVLQQFVKEPSQRVRDLQTIGTEEMDFLYNTISNRESLHIPAPSLLHERFENFALETPDVVAIDWDSEIQVTYKQLDTQANLLANYLVSKGVQVGDAVPLMLNKSIDTMVAILGVMKAGAAYVPLSPDNPIDRNAFIAKDVKARFIIVHDEFKADVDGLPDLEAIDVNDAGISEMSPSSPQTQVCPEDIAYIIYTSGSTGLPKGVMVPHRAATAAVASMAVAEGRYAGEWRTVQFANYVFDASVQDIFNTLSTGGTLCMAPSDKMQSDLPGVINEMNAHQAILTPTVARLMDPEEIPSFHTLIVGGEPLTPDIIAKWSPGHRILNVYGPTETSMVITTKDVDPAGRPSNIGAPFPTVMGFVLDPNGTDLVPYGAVGELCVAGPQVTAGYVGRDDLTKAAFLENVLDTPKMYRTGDLARWLPGGELECLGRKDNQVKIHGHRIELAEIEQTILKTELVQGTAVLAITIKGNKHLVAVCVFNPGPCEILKAEDHADVARELRASLSTLASYMIPKYIIPVGDFPKSPSRKTDRKVLTRWIEQLDAMTMSQFAFEGSGIMEEVVPVETKAEQTLQEIWSDVLGIPMANIGKNSDFLALGGDSVAAISATSLARKAGYALGVKNVLKTPVLSDLAELMRTDERQNRASSKPAYQAPPSVLDAIKSSNLNLDDDVEYVYPCPPGQVQFLEEGERPEQMWVLMAARVMPESVNMNDWVVAVRKLTEANDILRTSWIRVNRKEWAGVVLKSSDLDLMVVPCANEDERSAIVEAFWEERFQFGNPFIKYAILEYPDGQWETVIKMNHAAYDGTLLRIFDEHFGAILKGTPLPPHGQFKDFATHIYQSDRDSTLQFWKETMQGKSYSWPAASNPKVNASVRQMVTRNLETTARAHGVTVSIIFQAAYQIWLAKASGQTDISFDYLLSGRNVDMADVDPQTVNGTLANFLPVRSNLDFNQSLKAYLEGIQDMFWAITENGNVGLNDIYDAAELSRDTARNNCLFLYQPFQPSANSAEELASRWLVMAKSKVRMFQPYALVVEVSKAPNNEHRLTIMYDSDVFEQEAAQQIATEIIDLTDKLAEVSSGSDSLHVLQTKSD from the exons ATGACTCTGGTtcagcagcaccaccagGCCATCGACCTCTTGTCGCACGATCCCTTTGATCATGCCGAGGTTCTGAACGAAAAAACCCTTCGTGGTCTTAACGATGTGGACGAAGAAACAGATTTCGAAGAATGGCCGGTGACCCCGGCACAGGCTCAGATATTGGAGTCAGACGAGAAACAATGGTGCCGTATCAGTCTCATTCTTCCTCGGAATGCATCTCCAGATGTTGCACGTATCCGCTCCGCTTGGAAACAACTGTGTTCTCTTC ATTGCTGCTTGCGAGCCGTTGTGCGGACCAACCCAATTTCCGGACAAACATTCCAGCGCGTGCTCGACCGGACTCCAGATATCCAGTGGAACACGGACCGTGCTACATCTAACAACTCGTCACGTTCATCGCAATTTGAAACAactggcgacgaggatgttgCTCAATTGGTCGTTCGCCGCGATCCTAGTGGCGGCCTCCGACTCACAATCTATGCGCGAAGAGCTCTTGTGGATGGCACTTCCCTGGAGCTCATCAAGCGGAACTTGGCTCGGCTGTACTGCGATCTGCCCGTAGCTGAGCACACACCGCTGGCCTCGTACCACAAGTTCCTCGAGCACACAAAAGATGCTACAGCCAGCGCTGAGTTCTGGAAGACACAGCTGCGAGGAGCTGTGCCACCCCGCGCGCTTCCGTGGAGCACGAAGATTTTCGATATCGGACAAATCGAAGAACGCAATGCAGTCACAGTCCATATCGACGAAAACTCTCACCCCGGGCTGGCTCGATTGGAGCATGCCACGGGTCTGCGCCGGAAGCTGATCTATGAGACACTCTGGGCGTACATTCTCCACTGCCATTCTGGAGCAGGTGATGTTCTCTTTGCAGCTGTGGAACGTGATGCCAGTTTCTCCGGCACTGCTTCTTGTGTGGGATACCTTGATCATACCTATCCGATCCGAGTGACGTTGGACAGCGAGGAGACCTTTGCCACCCTCGCTGATAAGATCGACAATGTCCATCAGTCTGCGTCAACCCATGCATTCATTGGCTATGACAAGGTCACACAACATCTTCGTGGGCAGGTCGAGTCAATCGTTCGCTATTCGCCAGATGGAAGTGGTCCCATTTTCGCTGGCCAGTGCACTGGCTTCCCGTTGTTGTTCTTCATCAACGGCGTCAGCCCTGCCACCCTGACGCTTTGCTATTCGACCCTCACAAGATCGAGTGATGCACAGTTGCTCCTTGATCACTTCTCTTACGCACTTCACAGCGCCCTCGACAAGTTCTACCTCCCCAACACTATTCTGCAGAAACTGGATCTTGCATCCCGAGACGAGCAACTGCAACAAGTGCAAATTGCCCGTTCGTTGGCACAGCCTCGCCGAACATACACTATCACGAAGTTGTTCGAGGAGCAGGTGGAGCGAACCCCAAATGCTCCAGCTGTTCAGTTCGAGGAAAATGCAGCCCTGAGCTTCGCAGAATTGAACGCACTTGCCAACAGAGCTTCACATGCGCTGTATTCTCGAGATATCAGAGGCCAAGTGGTGCCCGTCTGCATTGAACGATCCACGTCCTTGATCATTGCGATTCTCGCCGTGTTGAAGGCCGGGGCAGCTTACACTGTCCTCGATCCAGCTGGCCCTGTGGAGCGAAATCAGAGCATTATCAACACCTGTTCCGCGAAAATGGTTCTGACGACCAGTGACAATGTTTCTTTGTACCCAGGCACAGTTGCGCTGGAAGATTTGATCGAATCCACAAACGAAATGACCGCTTCCTCCAACCTTGACCTCGCCATCAAGGCGCAGGATCGGTGCTACATCGTGTTCACCTCTGGTTCAACGGGCGCACCCAAGGGTGCAGTGCTTACGCATGGAGCCGCGACAAATGGAATGCACTATCATTCCCTGAAGGGTCTTCAACGATGGCTCCTTTTCTATAACCCCACTTTCTCCGCTGCCCAACGAACCATGCTGTCAACACTCGTTCACGGAGGCACATTGCTTCTGGCCAGCAAAGAACGTATGACCAGCAACCTTGCCGACATCATCCGCTCGATGCAGGTTGAGGCTCTGGGTATCACTCCTTCCGCTCTGTCCATCATCAAACCCGAGGAAGTTCCGTCTCTGAAGAGAGTCATTCTGGTCGGGGAGAAGATCACACGCGAGCTTGTGGTTGCCTGGGCCGATGCGGTCGAGCTGCGCAACACATACGGTTTGAGCGAATGTGCGCAGTTGAACTTTGGCACACGTCTTTATCCCAGCAGCAACCCTGGCGTGGTCGGCCTTCCAAGTGATACAACACAGGTCTTCATTTTGAAGCCTGGCACCACTGAGTTGACCCCCATGGGCGTGTCTGGCGAATTGTGTCTTGCCGGTCCTCAGCTTGCATCAGGATACCTGACTTCAGGCTCTAGCAACTCAGATGTGACATCAAGCGTCTTCATCCCCAACCCATTCGGCGCCGGCGTGATGTATCGGACCCGTGACATCGCTCGAATGCACGCCGATGGTGTGGAAATTCTCGGACGTCTTGATTTCCAGGCCAAGATCAATGGACAGAAGATCAACCCCGTTGAGGTAGATCGGGTTCTTTCGCAGCATTCTCGTGTTAACAAATGTGCTGTTGTTGCCGTCGATATGCGGGAAAAACTGACCCTTGTGGCCGCAATCGTGCCTTCCTCTGGCCAATCATGGCCGGAACTGGTAGCGTCCATGAAGGAACTTGCAAGTGAGAAGCTTCCAGCTTTCATGATCCCATCCCTATGGATGCAGCTAGACGTTCTGCCCACCAATTCAAACGGCAAGACAGACGTCCGCGCGATTCGGGCCCAGGCGTTGGAGATCGGTTGGGAGTCGCTAGTCTCCGCCACTTTCTCATCGGCGTCACAGACTATTACTGATCCCGTGGAGTCGAGAATCGCCAGCACATGGGCGGACATCCTTTCGCTTCAAGCGACCACAATCCGCCGCGAAAGCTCCTTCATTGCATTGGGAGGCACTTCGATTGAAGCTATCAAAGCCATCAACGAGCTCCGGAAGAACGGTGTCTCCGTTGATCTGGGCGATCTCTTGAATGGCAGCAGTCTTGAAAGTGTTGCAAAGCAAGCCGAGGTAGATGCAGACGCAGAGCAAGAATTAGAACCCTTCTCTCTTGTTTCAAACTCCAAACTTCGTCAGGAGCTTGAAAAACAAGACGGCGTGCTAGATGCCTATCCAGCGACACCTTTGCAGGAAGGCCTTCTTGCAACAATCGAAGAGGACCAGTCTATGTACAATTACCGCAGGGTTTGGGATATCAGCAACCTCGACAAGACGAAGCTTCGAGCGGCTTTCCTGGAAGTCTTTGGCAAGAGTGACATCCTCCGCACGTCTTTCGTTCCCGACCGACGCAGTTTCCTCCAGGTATTGCGAAACGATGTCGCCTTCCCTTGGGTTGAGGTTGACAAGAACCTCGACGACTACATGGAGGACTCTAAGAATGACAAGTTCACACTTGATGGTCCGCTTGCCCGCTTCACCGTCACCCTCGACGACCGACTTGTTGTCACGACTCACCACTCCCTGTTTGATTTCTGGTCCCACCGGTTCCTTTACCAGGATGTTTCCCGGGTTTACCTCGGCCTGCCACTGAGCCCAAGAACCCCCTTCAAGAATTTCGTGCGATATCTCGCGAAGTCTTCCAAGGCGGAACAGGATGCTTACTGGCACAAATACTTGGAAGGGGTAGAGCCAAGTATTCTGAACACTGTCCCACAAAATCAGACTTCTGTGGCAAAGATCCAGCTTCCGTGGGATCAAGGGCGCCAGGTGCTCACCAAGAACGGTCTTTCTGCTGGATCTGTTCTGTACGCAGCTTGGGGCATTGTTCTCTCTCACCACATTCGTCAGTTGGATGTTGCCTTTGTAACCACTCTTTCTGGCCGAGACGCACCGGTCACGGGAATTGAGAGCATTGATGGCCCAACGTTGACTGTGGTCCCTCAGAGAGTCACCCTCGATCCGGAGAGCACTTTGATCAGCCTGACTCACTCCATTCGGGACAACTTCCTTCGCACTTTGAAGCACGCTCATCACGGAATTCGCAATGCTCTCGCAGCCGCCCAATTGAATTCGAGCTCTTTCGATACCATGGTCAACATCCTCGTGAAAGATGAGGATACTGAGGAAATGAGCCAAGTTTTCCATCGCTACGGAGAGCGACCGGTGTGGCAATCTGAATTCACGACcctggagattgaagagattgaCAACGCTTTGCAAATCAGCCTATCATCGCAGATGGAACCAAGACGTGTCAAGTTCCTCTTGGACTCTTACGCCAAGGTCCTCCAGCAGTTTGTCAAAGAACCAAGCCAGCGAGTCCGTGATTTGCAGACTATTGGGAccgaggagatggacttCCTTTACAACACCATCTCCAACCGAGAGTCGCTTCACATCCCTGCGCCAAGTCTCCTGCATGAGCGGTTCGAGAACTTCGCGCTGGAAACTCCTGATGTTGTTGCGATTGACTGGGACAGTGAGATTCAGGTCACCTACAAGCAGTTGGATACTCAGGCAAACCTCTTGGCCAACTACTTGGTGTCGAAGGGGGTACAGGTCGGCGATGCGGTCCCCCTTATGCTCAACAAGTCGATCGACACCATGGTTGCGATTTTGGGTGTGATGAAGGCCGGCGCAGCTTATGTTCCGCTTAGTCCAGACAACCCAATTGACCGCAATGCATTTATTGCAAAGGACGTGAAAGCCAGGTTCATCATTGTGCACGACGAATTTAAGGCTGATGTTGATGGACTCCCTGATCTCGAGGCAATTGACGTCAATGACGCTGGGATTAGCGAGATGTCCCCCAGCTCGCCGCAGACTCAAGTCTGCCCCGAAGACATTGCGTATATCATCTACACCAGTGGTAGTACTGGTCTTCCCAAGGGTGTCATGGTGCCTCACCGCGCTGCCACTGCTGCCGTCGCGAGCATGGCCGTTGCGGAGGGTCGATATGCTGGAGAGTGGAGGACCGTTCAGTTCGCCAACTACGTATTTGACGCTTCGGTGCAAGACATTTTCAACACCCTGAGCACAGGCGGTACACTTTGCATGGCCCCTTCGGACAAGATGCAGTCCGACCTGCCCGGTGTCATTAACGAGATGAACGCTCATCAGGCAATCCTGACTCCGACCGTGGCGAGATTGATGGACCCCGAAGAAATTCCTTCATTCCACACTCTTATTGTCGGGGGTGAGCCATTGACCCCGGATATCATCGCCAAATGGAGCCCTGGACACCGCATTCTCAATGTTTACGGACCTACCGAAACTTCAATGGTCATTACAACCAAGGATGTGGACCCCGCCGGACGACCGAGCAACATTGGCGCGCCTTTCCCAACGGTAATGGGATTTGTCCTTGACCCCAATGGAACGGATTTGGTGCCCTACGGCGCAGTTGGCGAGCTTTGCGTTGCTGGCCCACAGGTAACCGCAGGGTACGTTGGCCGTGATGACTTGACGAAGGCTGCATTCTTGGAAAATGTTCTCGATACTCCGAAGATGTACCGCACTGGTGACTTGGCACGTTGGCTTCCCGGCGGCGAGCTTGAATGTCTGGGCCGCAAGGACAACCAGGTCAAGATTCACGGTCACCGCATTGAGCTGGCTGAGATTGAGCAGACAATTCTGAAGACTGAGTTGGTGCAAGGTACTGCCGTCCTGGCTATCACCATCAAGGGTAACAAGCACCTGGTTGCAGTGTGCGTCTTCAATCCAGGGCCTTGCGAGATTCTCAAGGCGGAAGACCATGCGGATGTTGCTCGTGAGCTACGCGCATCACTCAGTACCCTTGCGAGCTACATGATTCCGAAGTACATCATCCCTGTTGGTGACTTCCCCAAGTCGCCTTCCCGGAAGACCGACCGAAAGGTGCTTACCCGCTGGATTGAGCAGCTTGATGCTATGACAATGAGCCAATTTGCCTTTGAGGGAAGTGGCATAATGGAAGAGGTTGTGCCTGTGGAGACCAAGGCTGAGCAGACCCTACAGGAGATCTGGTCGGATGTCTTGGGAATCCCGATGGCCAACATTGGCAAGAACTCGGACTTCCTGGCACTGGGTGGTGACTCCGTCGCTGCCATCAGTGCAACCAGTCTGGCGAGAAAGGCCGGCTATGCCTTGGGTGTCAAGAATGTTCTCAAGACGCCCGTCTTGAGTGACTTGGCCGAGTTGATGCGCACGGATGAACGTCAGAATCGGGCATCTAGCAAGCCTGCCTACCAAGCGCCCCCCAGCGTTCTCGACGCAATCAAGTCCAGCAACCTGAaccttgatgatgatgtggaATACG TCTACCCATGCCCACCGGGACAGGTTCAGTTCTTGGAAGAGGGCGAGCGCCCTGAACAGATGTGGGTGCTCATGGCAGCTCGGGTCATGCCAGAATCTGTGAATATGAATGACTGGGTTGTCGCTGTGCGAAAGCTCACGGAAGCGAATGATATTCTTCGCACATCATGGATTCGTGTGAACCGGAAGGAGTGGGCAGGCGTGGTGCTCAAATCGAGCGATCTGGATCTCATGGTCGTTCCTTGTGCCAACGAGGATGAACGCTCCGCAATTGTGGAAGCCTTCTGGGAGGAACGATTCCAGTTTGGCAACCCCTTCATCAAATATGCTATCCTGGAATACCCTGACGGTCAATGGGAGACCGTGATCAAGATGAACCATGCCGCCTACGATGGTACTCTGCTGCGCATCTTCGATGAACACTTTGGGGCTATCCTCAAGGGCACTCCTCTCCCGCCGCATGGCCAATTCAAGGACTTTGCCACACACATCTATCAGTCGGACCGTGACTCCACCCTCCAGTTCTGGAAGGAGACCATGCAGGGCAAGTCCTATTCATGGCCCGCGGCATCCAATCCTAAAGTGAACGCTTCGGTTCGCCAAATGGTGACTCGGAATCTGGAGACTACTGCTCGGGCGCATGGTGTCACTGTATCTATCATCTTCCAGGCAGCCTACCAGATCTGGCTCGCCAAGGCCAGCGGCCAAACAGACATCAGCTTCGACTACCTCCTCAGTGGACGCAACGTCGACATGGCGGACGTTGATCCCCAGACCGTCAATGGTACCCTGGCCAACTTCCTTCCGGTCCGCTCCAACCTCGACTTCAACCAATCTCTCAAGGCCTACCTCGAAGGTATTCAGGACATGTTCTGGGCCATCACCGAGAATGGAAATGTTGGCTTGAACGACATCTACGACGCTGCTGAGCTGTCTCGCGACACGGCACGAAACAACTGTCTCTTCCTGTACCAGCCCTTCCAGCCAAGTGCCAACTCTGCTGAAGAGCTCGCCAGTCGGTGGTTGGTCATGGCCAAGTCCAAGGTTCGGATGTTCCAGCCGTACGCTCTTGTCGTGGAGGTTTCCAAAGCACCCAACAACGAGCACCGTCTCACAATCATGTATGATTCGGATGTATTCGAGCAAGAAGCGGCGCAGCAGATTGCCACCGAGATTATTGATTTGACCGACAAGTTGGCTGAAGTTTCCTCAGGGAGTGACTCGCTACACGTTCTCCAGACCAAAAGTGATTGA